A part of Sulfurimonas sp. HSL-1716 genomic DNA contains:
- the secA gene encoding preprotein translocase subunit SecA, producing MLQAFMGKILGTKNDRELKKYKKRVNKINSLEQYYKNMSDDELKSSFAELKRSVIEDNKSLDDVLEHSFAITREAAVRALNMRHYDVQLVGGMALHEGRIAEMKTGEGKTLVATLPIILNAMTGRGVHLVTVNDYLAKRDATEMGPLYEFLGYSVGTVLETMPDPEEKRRQYEADITYGTNNEFGFDYLRDNMSYLKEHMVQRGHHFVIVDEVDSILIDEARTPLIISGPVNRTLDAYKKANEVALKMTREDHFTVDEKDRVILITEEGITKAEELFGVENLYGVENSTLSHHLDQALKANYLFEVDVDYVVNDGEIVIVDEFTGRLSEGRRFSEGLHQALEAKEGVEIKEETQTLADITFQNYFRMYDKLSGMTGTAQTEATEFAQIYNLDVVSIPTNIPVERQDLNDLIYKTETEKFNAVIEKVKELSKNGQPVLIGTASIEKSEKLHELLKKEKIAHTVLNAKNHAQEGEIIKFAGEKGAITIATNMAGRGVDIKVNDEVKSLGGLYIIGTERHENRRIDNQLRGRSGRQGDPGTTQFYLSLEDNLLRIFGSDKIKSIMERLGVEDGEYIESKMVTRAVEKAQKKVENLHYEGRKQIVEYDDVANEQRKIIYKFRNELLNPEYDISKKVDLIREEYITSLLLGCDIFNGGSSDDFNLEKLSLVLKEEINFDLQTDTLKDLEYDELYTAVYDAVKKSYDDKMSVIDEELKGDIEREFYLKTLDTAWREHLYTMDNMKTGIRLRAYNQKDPLVEYKKESFNLFSELVENMKYNTIKTLHIIQFQLRSPEEEAAEFARRQEIERKQEETQMMLNLHDDDDLNGEKKIARNDPCPCGSGKKYKQCCGKSGPKKGVFAS from the coding sequence ATGCTACAAGCATTCATGGGTAAGATACTTGGTACTAAAAATGACAGAGAGCTGAAAAAGTATAAAAAGCGTGTCAATAAAATAAACAGTTTAGAACAATATTATAAAAATATGAGTGACGATGAGCTTAAAAGCTCGTTTGCCGAATTGAAAAGATCTGTTATAGAAGATAATAAAAGTTTAGATGATGTTTTGGAACACTCCTTTGCGATAACGAGAGAAGCAGCCGTTAGAGCACTGAACATGAGACACTACGATGTCCAGCTGGTAGGTGGAATGGCCCTGCATGAGGGCAGAATTGCCGAGATGAAGACGGGTGAGGGTAAAACGCTCGTAGCGACGCTTCCGATCATTTTAAATGCGATGACGGGCAGAGGCGTGCATCTTGTGACGGTAAATGATTACCTCGCAAAACGCGATGCAACGGAGATGGGTCCGCTTTACGAATTTTTGGGTTACAGTGTAGGTACCGTCTTAGAGACTATGCCCGATCCCGAAGAGAAACGCAGACAGTATGAAGCCGATATTACATACGGAACGAACAACGAGTTCGGATTTGATTATCTGCGCGATAATATGAGCTATTTAAAAGAGCATATGGTTCAGCGCGGGCACCATTTTGTTATAGTCGATGAAGTCGATTCGATCCTCATAGATGAAGCCAGAACGCCGCTCATCATTTCAGGCCCCGTAAACAGAACCTTGGATGCATACAAAAAAGCAAACGAAGTCGCTCTAAAAATGACAAGAGAGGATCATTTTACGGTAGATGAAAAAGACAGGGTCATACTTATCACCGAAGAGGGGATCACCAAAGCCGAAGAGCTTTTCGGCGTGGAAAACCTTTACGGTGTGGAAAACTCTACTCTTTCGCACCACCTTGATCAGGCCTTAAAAGCAAATTATCTCTTTGAAGTCGATGTCGATTACGTCGTTAATGACGGTGAGATCGTCATAGTCGATGAGTTCACGGGACGTCTTAGCGAAGGACGCAGATTCTCAGAAGGTCTGCATCAGGCGTTAGAGGCGAAAGAGGGCGTAGAGATCAAAGAGGAAACACAAACTTTGGCCGATATTACGTTTCAAAACTACTTCAGGATGTACGATAAGCTCTCGGGAATGACGGGTACGGCACAAACGGAAGCTACGGAATTTGCTCAGATCTACAATCTCGATGTCGTCTCTATCCCGACAAACATTCCCGTAGAGCGTCAAGACCTCAATGACCTTATCTATAAAACGGAAACCGAAAAGTTTAATGCGGTCATAGAAAAAGTCAAAGAACTTTCAAAAAACGGACAGCCCGTCCTTATCGGTACTGCATCGATCGAAAAATCGGAAAAACTGCATGAACTCTTGAAAAAAGAGAAGATAGCCCATACCGTGTTAAATGCAAAAAACCACGCGCAAGAGGGCGAAATCATTAAATTCGCAGGAGAAAAGGGCGCGATTACCATCGCTACGAACATGGCGGGGCGCGGTGTCGATATCAAGGTGAACGACGAAGTAAAAAGCCTTGGAGGTTTGTATATCATCGGTACGGAAAGACATGAGAACCGCCGTATAGATAATCAGCTCAGAGGCCGTTCAGGACGTCAGGGTGATCCGGGAACGACACAGTTTTATCTTTCTCTTGAAGATAATCTTCTGCGTATCTTCGGTTCGGACAAGATCAAATCCATTATGGAAAGACTCGGTGTCGAAGACGGCGAGTATATTGAATCGAAAATGGTCACGCGTGCCGTTGAAAAAGCGCAGAAAAAAGTCGAAAACCTTCACTATGAGGGACGTAAACAGATCGTTGAGTATGATGATGTCGCGAATGAACAACGAAAGATCATTTATAAGTTCAGAAATGAGCTTTTAAATCCAGAGTATGATATATCCAAGAAGGTAGATTTGATAAGAGAGGAGTATATCACGAGCCTGCTTTTAGGCTGCGATATCTTCAACGGCGGTTCATCCGATGATTTCAATCTTGAAAAACTTTCTCTTGTGTTAAAAGAGGAGATAAACTTTGACCTGCAGACAGACACTTTAAAAGATCTGGAGTACGATGAGTTATACACCGCTGTATATGACGCCGTTAAAAAATCATATGACGATAAAATGAGCGTTATAGACGAAGAATTGAAAGGCGATATCGAAAGAGAGTTCTACTTGAAGACTCTCGATACCGCATGGAGAGAACATCTCTATACGATGGATAATATGAAAACGGGTATCCGTCTTCGCGCATACAATCAAAAAGACCCGCTGGTCGAGTACAAGAAGGAGAGTTTTAATCTCTTTAGCGAGCTGGTGGAAAATATGAAATACAATACTATAAAAACGCTTCATATTATTCAATTTCAATTAAGATCGCCTGAAGAAGAAGCGGCAGAATTTGCCCGCCGTCAAGAGATCGAAAGAAAACAGGAAGAGACACAGATGATGCTTAATCTGCATGACGACGACGATCTAAACGGAGAAAAAAAGATAGCGAGAAACGATCCTTGTCCTTGTGGAAGCGGTAAAAAATATAAGCAATGCTGCGGCAAAAGCGGTCCAAAAAAAGGTGTATTTGCTTCTTGA
- the lolA gene encoding LolA-like outer membrane lipoprotein chaperone yields the protein MKKTIALSLLYANLFGFADNLNTFSAHFVQTVVDDKNTTIRYSGDIKAKRPNMAMWNYVEPIKKEIYINNEDLIIIEPEIEQVILKKVGNTIAFFEMLKHAKKIDNEHYTADYENMKLHIRIKGEKILSITYFDELENKVTIIFSDQVENKDIDDKEFKAKIPADFDVIYE from the coding sequence ATGAAAAAAACGATCGCTTTATCACTTTTATATGCAAATCTTTTCGGATTCGCGGACAACCTCAATACTTTTTCCGCACATTTCGTACAAACGGTAGTGGACGATAAGAACACGACCATAAGATACAGCGGCGATATAAAAGCCAAAAGACCCAATATGGCGATGTGGAACTATGTAGAACCGATCAAAAAAGAGATCTATATCAACAATGAAGATCTCATAATAATAGAGCCGGAAATAGAGCAGGTAATCTTAAAAAAGGTCGGCAATACCATAGCGTTCTTCGAGATGTTAAAACATGCAAAAAAGATCGATAACGAACATTACACGGCAGACTATGAGAATATGAAGCTGCATATACGTATAAAAGGCGAAAAAATCCTCTCTATCACATATTTCGATGAACTAGAAAACAAAGTCACGATAATATTTAGCGATCAGGTCGAGAACAAAGATATAGACGATAAAGAATTTAAAGCGAAGATACCGGCCGATTTTGATGTAATCTACGAATAA
- the acnB gene encoding bifunctional aconitate hydratase 2/2-methylisocitrate dehydratase translates to MAFIEDYKAHVAERAELGVPPLPLSAEQTAELIEMIKKGEGDTAFNVDLLTNRVSPGVDDAAYVKAAFLNDVAQENVKVASIAPQQAVEILGMMLGGYNVKPIIDALTSSNSAVVKAAVEALKHTLLVYDAFNDVAELHKNGNAAATEVMTSWANAEWFTSKPALAEEITVTVYKVPGETNTDDLSPASEAFTRSDIPLHANSMLAAKMENPIETIKQLKEKGHSVAYVGDVVGTGSSRKSGVNSVQWHMGDDIPGVPNKRTGGVVLGGIIAPIFFATCEDSGALPLELDVTGMETGDVVTIYPYKGEAHKNGACIATFKLNPNTITDEVRAGGRIPLIIGRGLTTKAREALGMGTDDIFLRPEQPADNGKGFTLAQKMVGKACGMEGVKPGMYCEPVTSTVGSQDTTGPMTRDEIKELASLGFSADLVMQSFCHTAAYPKPSDVQMHHTLPDFISTRGGIALRPGDGVIHSWLNRMVLPDTVGTGADSHTRFPIGISFPGGSGIVAFAGVTGSMPLTMPESVLVRFSGELQPGITLRDLVNAIPHQAIKEGLLTVEKKGKKNIFAGRILEIEGLPDLKCEQAFELSDASAERSAAACTVKLNKEPVIEYIKSNIVLLEQMIEAGYEDKRTIARRIEKMNEWLANPELMEADSDAEYAAVIDIDLNKITEPILACPNDPDDVATLTEILADPKRPHIINEVFVGSCMTNIGHYRALGEVLRGEGAVPTRLWVCPPTRMDEKQLTEEGYYAVYGSAGARTETPGCSLCMGNQARVGDGAVVFSTSTRNFDNRLGKDAKVYLGSAELAAVCAMLGYLPTKEEYLNIVPQKIGGKEDNIYKYLNFNLIRDYKL, encoded by the coding sequence ATGGCTTTTATAGAAGATTATAAAGCTCACGTTGCTGAGCGTGCAGAGTTGGGTGTCCCTCCACTTCCACTTTCAGCTGAACAAACAGCCGAGTTGATAGAGATGATTAAAAAAGGAGAGGGTGATACAGCTTTTAATGTCGATCTCTTGACGAATCGTGTCTCTCCGGGTGTCGATGACGCTGCTTATGTTAAAGCGGCATTTTTAAACGACGTAGCACAGGAAAACGTCAAGGTTGCCTCAATAGCGCCGCAGCAGGCTGTCGAGATCCTTGGCATGATGCTTGGCGGATACAACGTAAAACCGATCATCGATGCTCTTACATCAAGCAACAGTGCCGTTGTTAAAGCTGCAGTAGAAGCTTTAAAACACACACTGCTTGTTTATGATGCATTTAACGATGTTGCAGAGTTACACAAAAACGGTAACGCTGCTGCGACCGAGGTTATGACTTCATGGGCAAACGCTGAATGGTTTACTTCTAAACCGGCTCTTGCAGAAGAGATCACTGTTACGGTTTACAAAGTTCCCGGTGAGACAAATACGGATGACCTTTCTCCTGCATCTGAAGCATTCACTCGTTCAGACATTCCTCTTCACGCAAACTCTATGCTTGCAGCGAAGATGGAAAACCCGATCGAGACGATCAAACAACTTAAAGAAAAAGGTCATTCGGTAGCATACGTCGGTGATGTTGTCGGTACAGGTTCAAGCCGTAAATCCGGTGTTAACTCTGTTCAATGGCATATGGGTGACGATATCCCGGGTGTACCTAACAAACGTACCGGAGGTGTCGTCCTTGGCGGTATCATCGCTCCTATCTTTTTTGCTACTTGTGAAGATTCGGGTGCATTACCGTTAGAGTTAGACGTAACCGGTATGGAAACAGGTGACGTTGTTACTATCTACCCATATAAAGGTGAAGCACATAAAAACGGTGCATGCATCGCAACATTTAAATTAAACCCGAATACTATTACCGATGAAGTTCGTGCAGGCGGACGTATCCCGCTTATCATCGGCCGTGGTCTTACTACTAAAGCACGTGAAGCTCTTGGTATGGGTACAGATGATATCTTCTTACGTCCTGAGCAACCGGCTGACAACGGCAAAGGTTTTACGTTAGCTCAAAAAATGGTTGGTAAAGCTTGCGGTATGGAGGGTGTTAAACCCGGTATGTACTGTGAGCCTGTAACATCTACTGTGGGTAGCCAGGATACTACAGGTCCTATGACTCGCGATGAGATCAAAGAACTTGCATCTTTAGGATTCTCTGCTGATCTTGTAATGCAGTCTTTCTGTCACACTGCGGCATATCCAAAACCGTCAGACGTTCAGATGCACCATACCCTACCGGATTTCATCTCTACTCGCGGCGGTATTGCACTGCGTCCCGGTGATGGGGTTATCCACTCTTGGTTAAACAGAATGGTTCTTCCTGATACTGTCGGTACCGGTGCAGACAGCCATACACGTTTTCCTATCGGAATCAGCTTTCCTGGTGGTTCTGGAATCGTTGCGTTTGCCGGTGTTACAGGATCTATGCCGCTTACAATGCCTGAGTCTGTTCTTGTGCGTTTCAGCGGTGAACTACAGCCGGGTATCACGCTTCGTGACCTTGTAAACGCTATTCCTCACCAAGCGATCAAAGAGGGACTTTTAACAGTTGAGAAAAAAGGTAAGAAAAACATTTTTGCCGGTCGTATCTTAGAGATCGAAGGTCTGCCTGATCTTAAATGTGAGCAGGCTTTTGAGCTTTCAGACGCTTCTGCTGAAAGAAGTGCGGCGGCTTGTACGGTAAAACTTAACAAAGAACCGGTGATCGAGTACATCAAATCAAACATCGTTCTTTTAGAACAGATGATCGAAGCGGGTTATGAAGACAAACGTACGATCGCTAGAAGAATCGAAAAGATGAATGAGTGGCTGGCAAATCCTGAACTTATGGAAGCTGACAGTGATGCCGAGTACGCAGCGGTTATCGATATCGATCTTAACAAGATCACTGAGCCGATCCTTGCTTGTCCGAACGATCCGGATGATGTCGCAACACTGACCGAGATCCTTGCAGATCCGAAACGACCGCATATCATTAACGAAGTGTTCGTCGGTTCTTGTATGACAAATATCGGTCACTACCGCGCTCTTGGCGAGGTTTTAAGAGGCGAGGGCGCCGTTCCTACACGTCTATGGGTCTGTCCTCCGACGAGAATGGATGAAAAACAACTGACTGAAGAGGGATACTACGCTGTTTACGGTTCTGCAGGAGCAAGAACGGAAACTCCTGGATGTTCACTGTGTATGGGAAATCAGGCGCGCGTCGGTGACGGTGCAGTCGTATTCTCTACTTCTACACGTAACTTTGACAATCGTTTAGGTAAAGATGCAAAAGTGTATCTCGGTTCTGCTGAACTTGCAGCCGTTTGTGCGATGCTTGGATACCTGCCGACAAAAGAGGAATACTTGAACATAGTACCTCAAAAGATCGGCGGTAAAGAGGATAATATCTATAAATATCTAAACTTCAATCTTATCAGAGACTATAAGCTCTAA
- a CDS encoding DNA translocase FtsK 4TM domain-containing protein: MRNAFFIIFFGILIYLGVSTAIADGSVIGRFGAAFALFNHKYFGYLSYVYPFLLLYPLYVQFRYPSFTARRLEVALASVLLFFSFIILQGILATGELRGKFGADFVEFLSPFIGLFGVWVFWFISTSVGVTIFFEKSFHEFISPLLNRVENFKSALQERKEKKENQKQAEKYIVDQEEDTYAQIEEEDIDELDKPAYLRASADIEDAPFEIKLIKKENETNGGEEDEDEDEIEIKKADDLKGDETTIVSIAKKVKEQKNNTVIVDELEENAKLLESIEKGRVEKPKNFKLPSVNFLQKPPAKANTVDEAELDDKIKDLIEKLAHFNIEGDVIRTYAGPVVSTFEFKPAANVKVSKILNLQDDLAMALRAQTIRIQAPIPGKDVVGIEIPNHTVETIYLRELIESDLFQNAKSPLSIVLGKDIVGKPFITDLKKLPHLLIAGTTGSGKSVGINAMILSLLYKNSPDHLRLLMVDPKMLEFSIYNDIPHLLTPVITKAKQAVVALNNMVVEMERRYEMMSDTRTKNIENYNEKMKKEGGKELPYIVVIIDELADLMMTSGKDVEQSIARLAQMARAAGIHLVVATQRPSVDVVTGLIKANLPSRISYRVGQKVDSKIILDQQGAESLLGRGDMLFTPPGATGLVRLHAPWSTEEEIENIVEFIKSQREPDYDKSFLLEDNDANKSASDEVYEELDPLYEEARNIILAERKTSISYLQRRLQIGYNRSARVIEQLEQNGILSEPNSKGIREIL; encoded by the coding sequence TTGCGAAATGCATTTTTTATTATATTTTTTGGTATTTTGATCTATCTTGGCGTATCGACGGCTATAGCCGACGGTTCTGTCATAGGGAGATTTGGGGCTGCTTTTGCCCTGTTTAATCACAAATATTTCGGGTATCTTTCGTATGTATATCCGTTTTTACTTCTTTATCCTCTTTATGTGCAGTTCAGATATCCGTCATTTACCGCTAGACGCTTAGAGGTCGCATTGGCGTCCGTATTGCTTTTTTTCTCTTTTATAATACTGCAGGGGATTTTGGCTACAGGTGAGTTAAGAGGTAAGTTCGGCGCTGATTTTGTAGAGTTTTTATCTCCTTTTATCGGTTTGTTCGGCGTTTGGGTATTTTGGTTCATATCCACCTCTGTCGGGGTGACGATCTTTTTTGAAAAAAGCTTTCATGAATTCATCTCTCCTCTTTTAAACAGGGTTGAAAACTTCAAAAGTGCTTTGCAGGAAAGAAAAGAGAAAAAAGAGAATCAAAAACAGGCTGAAAAATATATAGTGGATCAGGAAGAAGACACATATGCGCAGATCGAAGAGGAAGATATCGACGAGCTGGACAAGCCTGCTTATCTAAGAGCTTCCGCAGATATCGAAGATGCTCCTTTTGAGATAAAGCTGATAAAAAAAGAAAACGAGACAAACGGCGGTGAAGAGGATGAAGATGAGGACGAGATCGAAATAAAAAAAGCCGACGATCTTAAAGGCGACGAGACAACGATAGTTTCGATCGCAAAAAAGGTCAAAGAGCAGAAAAACAATACCGTTATCGTCGATGAACTTGAAGAGAATGCAAAACTTCTTGAGAGCATTGAAAAGGGAAGAGTGGAAAAACCGAAAAACTTTAAATTGCCTTCTGTAAACTTCTTACAAAAACCTCCCGCAAAAGCCAATACGGTCGATGAGGCCGAACTTGACGATAAAATAAAAGACCTCATAGAAAAGCTTGCACATTTTAACATTGAAGGCGATGTTATCCGTACATATGCAGGTCCTGTTGTTTCTACTTTCGAGTTCAAACCCGCTGCAAACGTAAAAGTCTCAAAAATATTAAATCTGCAAGACGATCTTGCCATGGCTCTTCGCGCTCAGACCATACGTATCCAAGCACCGATACCGGGAAAAGACGTGGTAGGGATAGAGATACCCAATCATACGGTTGAAACCATCTACCTGAGAGAACTTATTGAGAGTGATCTGTTTCAAAATGCCAAATCACCGCTCAGCATTGTTTTAGGCAAAGATATTGTCGGCAAGCCGTTTATAACAGATCTTAAAAAGCTTCCGCATCTTCTTATCGCGGGAACTACGGGAAGCGGTAAGAGTGTGGGTATCAATGCGATGATACTCAGCCTTCTTTACAAGAATTCGCCTGATCATCTTCGTCTTTTGATGGTCGATCCGAAGATGTTGGAGTTTTCTATATATAATGATATTCCGCATCTGCTTACTCCCGTTATTACCAAAGCCAAACAGGCGGTCGTAGCGCTCAATAATATGGTTGTAGAGATGGAACGCCGTTATGAGATGATGAGCGATACGAGAACCAAAAATATAGAAAATTACAACGAAAAGATGAAAAAAGAGGGCGGAAAAGAGCTGCCCTACATTGTCGTTATCATCGATGAACTCGCAGATCTGATGATGACAAGCGGTAAAGACGTGGAACAATCAATCGCAAGGCTTGCGCAGATGGCAAGGGCTGCGGGTATTCACCTTGTAGTGGCAACGCAACGTCCGTCGGTCGATGTCGTAACGGGACTCATAAAAGCAAACCTTCCATCCCGTATCAGCTATAGGGTAGGACAGAAAGTGGACAGCAAAATCATTCTTGATCAGCAGGGTGCAGAATCGCTTCTAGGGCGCGGAGATATGCTCTTTACACCTCCAGGGGCGACGGGTCTTGTACGTCTTCACGCCCCTTGGAGTACGGAAGAAGAGATAGAAAACATCGTAGAGTTCATAAAATCTCAACGTGAACCGGATTATGATAAAAGTTTTTTACTTGAAGACAACGATGCGAACAAAAGTGCTTCTGATGAAGTTTACGAAGAGTTGGATCCGCTCTATGAAGAAGCGAGAAATATAATCTTGGCTGAGAGAAAAACCTCTATCTCGTATCTGCAGAGAAGACTTCAAATAGGCTATAACAGATCGGCCCGCGTTATTGAACAATTGGAACAAAATGGAATCCTCTCGGAACCGAATTCTAAAGGTATCAGAGAGATACTCTAG
- the flgL gene encoding flagellar hook-associated protein FlgL, whose product MRITQSMYYQNLNPDRSGIAQKLFDVNKQISSGSKIQYAYESPTTFVDTLRLDDEIKTFDQVISSVNSGSKFSQQTDSTIGEFTKTLDQFKTKLIQAASSANSDESMQALASELRGIESHLRDLANTSVNGQYIFSGSLVDQKPIDQNGDYHGNGDSMTSFLGSNVRQAYNISGSDLFLGEESTTQRKITTNVKHLNQTLLYPDVMVDPTEPRSSATEQYITESDTIRDLVGDNDNVVDTVNSQNHFYISGTKHDGSTFKTTIDMKDDETVGDLIDKIGKAFGNTSANQVVNVSLNAYGQIEIQDNLPGSSKLDFHMVANVDPAGAVTNLDTLNSNGTRVVEFTKSEISGYQTTVGQQRNPYNPDSFILNMDMRTKTSDLVSPSTLLTDVFRSDISSISFGGTKTDGSANADTFNVTATSTVQDLVTALKTSYQVAPDDLDVSIVNGRINFSTTSGQNNIDMQLTANDAASNPLKALSSNASIDYDNAKFTKSGSHLLSNVPQIVKADNSYATDQTKLSDVAAYSPFVDAGSALTQQLKLDGIDINGNPFNAQIDLAEGGSTFSLDGGATNYTIYNMDTPRTAVNGNDMTYKQLTDVINMIVSNNLPAITAPATTNTDAEYDAAITSSLNSSVVTLDNKGQINFEQTSANTTKADISLYDANSTDFTKGGSALEFNANSSLTISDPKTDFFAQIDEVIKSVEQKKMRADTQTGDLRNVGIQNAIQMIDDLNSHMSKEQAKSGVQSQSLQTAADRTQMLKLSSTSMRSDVIDTDIADATLTLNQLQLNYQAIYSSLSKVSKLSLVNYL is encoded by the coding sequence GTGCGAATAACGCAAAGTATGTATTATCAAAACCTAAATCCGGACAGAAGCGGCATCGCCCAAAAACTTTTTGACGTCAACAAGCAGATATCTTCGGGTTCTAAAATCCAGTATGCCTATGAATCACCTACTACGTTTGTAGATACATTAAGACTGGACGACGAAATAAAAACATTCGATCAAGTCATATCGAGCGTGAATAGCGGTTCAAAATTCTCTCAACAAACCGACTCCACGATAGGCGAATTTACAAAAACTCTCGATCAGTTTAAGACAAAACTTATTCAGGCAGCTTCAAGTGCGAACTCCGACGAGAGTATGCAGGCTCTTGCATCGGAACTGCGCGGTATAGAAAGCCACCTGAGAGATCTGGCGAACACCTCTGTAAACGGACAGTATATTTTTTCCGGTTCGCTGGTAGATCAAAAGCCCATTGATCAAAACGGGGATTATCACGGAAACGGTGACTCTATGACATCCTTTTTAGGTTCAAATGTCCGTCAGGCGTATAACATCTCGGGATCCGATCTCTTTTTAGGCGAAGAGAGCACGACACAAAGAAAGATCACAACAAATGTCAAACATCTAAACCAGACACTGCTTTATCCCGACGTCATGGTAGACCCTACAGAGCCCAGAAGTTCGGCAACAGAGCAATATATCACAGAAAGCGATACCATAAGGGATCTTGTCGGAGATAACGACAATGTCGTCGATACGGTAAATTCACAAAACCATTTTTATATCAGCGGAACCAAGCATGACGGGTCAACTTTCAAAACGACGATAGATATGAAGGATGACGAGACCGTAGGAGATCTGATCGACAAGATAGGTAAAGCGTTTGGAAATACGTCCGCAAATCAAGTGGTAAATGTGAGTTTGAATGCTTACGGACAGATCGAGATACAAGACAATCTTCCGGGAAGTTCGAAACTCGACTTTCATATGGTTGCAAACGTGGATCCGGCGGGAGCCGTTACGAACTTAGATACTTTAAACTCCAACGGCACAAGAGTGGTGGAGTTCACGAAAAGCGAGATATCGGGATATCAGACAACTGTTGGACAGCAAAGAAACCCATACAATCCCGATAGTTTCATACTAAATATGGATATGAGAACAAAGACTAGCGATCTCGTATCTCCGTCCACTCTTTTAACGGACGTTTTCAGATCCGATATCAGCTCGATTTCGTTTGGCGGAACTAAAACCGACGGTTCTGCAAATGCCGATACTTTTAACGTCACTGCGACTTCGACTGTTCAGGATCTGGTTACTGCGCTAAAAACGTCGTATCAGGTCGCACCGGATGATTTAGATGTATCCATTGTCAACGGGCGCATAAATTTTTCTACGACATCGGGTCAAAACAACATAGATATGCAGCTTACGGCCAATGATGCGGCTTCAAACCCTTTAAAAGCCTTGTCGTCAAACGCCAGTATTGATTACGATAATGCCAAGTTCACGAAGTCGGGAAGCCATCTGTTGTCAAATGTTCCGCAGATCGTAAAAGCGGACAACTCGTATGCCACGGATCAGACAAAACTCTCTGACGTCGCTGCATACTCCCCGTTTGTCGATGCGGGAAGCGCGCTTACGCAGCAGCTTAAGCTTGACGGTATAGATATCAACGGTAATCCGTTCAATGCTCAGATCGATCTTGCCGAAGGCGGCTCTACTTTTTCACTTGACGGAGGAGCTACGAACTATACTATATATAACATGGACACTCCAAGAACGGCAGTCAACGGCAATGACATGACCTATAAACAATTAACCGACGTTATAAATATGATCGTTAGCAACAACCTTCCTGCGATCACCGCTCCTGCCACTACGAATACCGATGCGGAATATGACGCGGCTATAACGTCGTCGTTGAACAGTTCGGTAGTCACGCTCGATAATAAAGGGCAGATAAACTTCGAGCAGACCAGTGCAAATACGACGAAAGCGGATATCTCCCTGTATGATGCCAATAGTACCGATTTTACAAAAGGCGGTTCGGCTTTGGAGTTCAATGCAAACAGTTCTTTGACCATCAGTGATCCTAAGACCGATTTTTTCGCTCAGATCGACGAGGTTATCAAATCGGTCGAACAAAAAAAGATGAGAGCGGATACCCAAACGGGAGATCTTAGAAATGTCGGTATACAAAACGCTATACAAATGATCGACGATCTAAACAGCCATATGTCCAAAGAACAGGCAAAATCGGGTGTGCAGTCACAATCACTGCAAACTGCTGCCGACCGCACACAGATGCTAAAACTCAGTTCTACCAGTATGCGTTCGGATGTGATCGATACCGATATAGCAGATGCAACATTGACACTGAATCAATTGCAGTTGAATTATCAGGCTATATATTCATCCCTATCGAAAGTATCCAAGCTTTCTTTAGTCAATTATCTTTAG